Genomic DNA from Thermobifida alba:
TGATCTGGTTGGGGTAGTCGCTGCGTCCGGTGGCCACGACCGCGGCGTGCAGCGCGGCGATCTCGGGGTCGACCTCCGGTTCGGGGTTGGCCAGGGCGAAGATGATCGCGTCCTCGTTCATCTCGGCGACCTCCTCGCCGGAGAGCACGTTGGGCGCGGAGACCCCGATGAACACGTCGGCGCCGCGCACCGCGCCCGCCAGGTCCCCGGCGTAGCCGTCCGGGTTGGTGTGGGTGGCGATCCACCGCAGGTTGTCGTCGAGGTCCTCGCGGCCCTGGTGCACGGCGCCGCGGACGTCGCAGACCACCACGTCCTTGGCTCCGGCGTGCAGCAGCAGTTTGAGGATGGCGGTGCCGGCCGCGCCGGCGCCCGACATGGTGACGCGGACGTCGCCGAGCTCCTTGCCGACCACGCGCAGCGCGTTCTTGAGCGCGGCCAGCACCACGATCGCGGTGCCGTGCTGGTCGTCGTGGAAGACCGGGATGTCCAGCAGCTCCCGCAGTCGGGCCTCCACCTCGAAGCAGCGGGGGGCGGAGATGTCCTCCAGGTTGATGCCGCCGAACCCGGGGGCGATGATCTGCACGGTGCGCACGATCTCGTCGGTGTCCTGGGTGTCCAGGGCGATCGGCCAGGCGTCGATGTCGGCGAACCGCTTGAACAGGGCCGCCTTGCCCTCCATGACCGGCAGGGACGCCTCGGGGCCGATGTTGCCCAGACC
This window encodes:
- a CDS encoding NAD-dependent malic enzyme; protein product: MASLPSVSYSITVRLEIDGRASAVSSLTNAVEHVGGVVTALDVNSSGHGRLRIDVTCAARDTTHAQAIVDSLDAVEGVTVHKVSDRTFLMHLGGKIEMRSKVPLRNRDELSMAYTPGVARVSSAIAANPDDARRLTVKRNSVAVVTDGSAVLGLGNIGPEASLPVMEGKAALFKRFADIDAWPIALDTQDTDEIVRTVQIIAPGFGGINLEDISAPRCFEVEARLRELLDIPVFHDDQHGTAIVVLAALKNALRVVGKELGDVRVTMSGAGAAGTAILKLLLHAGAKDVVVCDVRGAVHQGREDLDDNLRWIATHTNPDGYAGDLAGAVRGADVFIGVSAPNVLSGEEVAEMNEDAIIFALANPEPEVDPEIAALHAAVVATGRSDYPNQINNVLVFPGFFRGLLDAQSHRVTPDMMLAAADALAAVVTAEELSPHYIIPSVFHQGLSQRVAEAVRKVALRDGAAGGRED